In Patagioenas fasciata isolate bPatFas1 chromosome 11, bPatFas1.hap1, whole genome shotgun sequence, the genomic stretch TCTGAACTCAAGTTTGGTGCTGGCACGTATTGTAAAGGCTTGTGCACCTGTCTTAGTTGGCTACTTTTTATTAATATATGTTTCTTTGCCATAATCCATTCAAAAACTTAtcttcagttatttttcttctgcagggAATGTTTGAGAGCTGTTGTGGTGCAGGTTATTGTTTCCAGTCATTACTCCAACTAACTGGAGTGAGGCAGCTGTTAAAATACCTGTGTAGAAATACTATTCCAAAGCTAGTTCTAATTTCACACTTTGAACAGTTGTTTTTGACAGTTGTTTGAAATAGAAATAATTGATATTGCATTTAAATAGTACTGATGCTGTATTTAAAGCAGTATTTACACAGGCAAAGAGTTTGCCTCAATGCTTAATAAATTTATTAACGTCTTTTTCTCTTAAATAAAATTATACTGAAATGTAAACCAACTGTGTTTAGAGGGGCTGTCATAAATAGTGTGGTTGATGTAATTGGAAACAGTTACTTCATATTAAAGAACTGATGTATGGTGATCAGACCTCAGTACTTGCTGCTCTCTTGGTATGTGCTTTTCACACTCTTGTCATTGTGAAGATCGAGATCATTGCTTACCTCCAGAGAATCCAATGTAGCAAGTATTGTGATTATGGCCATGTTGagggcatattttttttttaattcactgtgTTAACAGAAGCAGTACTGGAGTGTTTGTAGCACTGTGATTCCCATTGCAGTTGAGGGTGGTACAGGTACTGAATTTTGGGTAGTTCTGTGTATTTTTTGCCTAGCATTCACAGTTGATTAAAAGTAAtcaataaaactgaaaaagaacGTCTCAGTTAATCAAATATAATCTCCATCCTGATTTCTAGTATTTCAGTTTAGTCCTTGatcctcttccttcctttgtgTCTTTGCTCAGCGTTTCCTTCTCAGTTCGCTGGTGTCATTAAAACACACAAACATCTTTCCAGGAAACACCAAAAGGATCAGCAGAGTAAATGGAGTAAAACCAGTACAAAGTGATTTCAGTAACAGTTTAAAACTCATGCTGTTATTTCCGTTAGGAAAGTCTGTCATATGTGAGACGTAACCACCTACTTGATACTGAGTTCTGTAGCCTATATTTTTAAAGGTGAGAAGTTATTTTGGGAGCAGAGGAGAAATGCACAGTTAAACATTATATGTTTATTGGCACTCTGAAAATGAAGCCTGCTTTGAAAGAAGTGGGATCTTTGGAATGAAATTATGTGAAAAGTAGATATttagaaattgcaataaataaaAGGTTTTGGAATTTTCAACTTATTTACTAAAAAAAGTACTGAAGACCCAGGCTTGCTCACACAGCATTTAGTGTGATTTGAGGATCATCCCTGTCAGAGGGCACTGGAGCATCTGGGCCTTACTTAAGCAATATGAACAAATATTGTAATTTTGCTAAAATATCTTCTTTAGCTTATGAAAAATGACTTGCTGTAACCAGTGCATTCATGTTATAATGAAGTGTCATACATGCACCTGGCATGTATTAGTCAATTTTTAATTCTTTATGCATAAGATAGTGCTGCATCAGACttgtctttttaaaatggcaGACTTTAAGATGAGTTCTGATAATGGAGCAGTTAAGTGGTGCTTAGAACCTCTAGATAGTTTACAAGAAGTGTCTCTTaccattttttttaacttcatgtgTCGTAGTCATCATTGTAGGATGTGGTCACCGCATATGGCACAAggaacacaaaaaacacaaaccaagggTGATGTTTGTCGGCAGTAAATTCTGGAGATGTGTCAGACTTGACCCTTGGTCTGTCCGTACCCCCGGTTTCACTAAGGACAGGGAGGGGGAGTCACAGAGTGCCTGAGCAGATCCACTCCAATGTGCCACAGTTACTTTGTATGCAACAGATCAAAAGGGGATGTAGCAGCTCTACTCtggttttaaaacaaatgtaatAAGAAATAATGTTAATATGTAAACACTTAATAGGATGAGTTATTTTTCCACTGTTTCTGAACTCCCTTCTATGTAAGTAAAATATTCATACATTAAAAGTATATGCATTTGCTCTGGTTTTCCAATATGTGTTTTGAAAAGGACTCTCTAAAAGATGTGAGGTTAGGTTTTGTTTGCCGCCTTGTAGAAAGTTTTCTAGGCGTGTGGATAAGAAAATTAGTTTGCAGCTAATGATATTTGAGTAATACAAATTATTTTATGAATGCCGTGTGGTAGTGATGATAGACCCACAGGGTGACTTGAGATCTTTACAGAAAGACTCTTAAAGGATTTAAAATAACAtcttaaaaggaaataaacatgTGCTTTTAAACTTTTGCTGTGAAAACTGTTTTCAATACACACacatattaaaaatatgtattgtgACAGCTTTCTTATTACTACATGCAATTACtgattgctttactttttttccctcttcaaagTCAAAACAAGAATATAGGTCAGATTTGTAGGTCAGTCAATGTAATTTATTCAgaagctattttttttaatttgctaagCTAAACCAGAAGACAGTGTAATTTCTAGTGTCGTTACATTAGTCATGAGCTGCCTTAGAGAAGGAATTGAAGCCGGTGCTCAGAAGTGGTCTTGTACTTGTGATTACGTGGGGCGAGCGAGCTGAGTCTCTAACGTCTTGTGTTCTCAGCCTTCATGTAGGTTAATTATCTATGTGTTCCGGGCAAAGGATGCAGCTATCCTGCAATGTGCAGTCATTTTAATTTTCCCCTCCCACAGTTTTTGTCCTTCCCCTTCAAGCTAAATCTGGTATTATATAAGGAATTATTGTAACTGTAACGTCTGCATGGATCTTACAGAAAGTATAATCAATATTAATGCAGCTATTGAAGAAGCTAAATTTTTGCTTGATGGCCCGCTTTATGGAGGTGAGGACTGGAAATAGATACATTTCAGGATTCGCATAGAAAATGGAGGAGGACACTTgttcaaataaatacatattcTGTTCTTCCTTACATGCATTTCTTCTTGCTAATTACTGAATTATTATTGCTTTGTTCCGAGAAGCCCCTTTGGGCATTCTTATAATAGTTTAATTTACCAGTTAATAAAGGAATAAGTTTGAGATGTGTATCAGCAGTAGCCTGTGCTTTACCCAAGACTTTCTAAGTCAATATCACTGCACTTGTCAGGACGAGAGATGAATTTAATGTGCTCTGACTTCATCCATCTTGGGGTCAAGGCGATGCCCATGTCCATTTGTGGTTCTTGCCCAGGACCAAGTTTTTCTTTTATCGTTGTGAAAGAAGGGACTTGTCCGAGGGCTGCGGCGCAGGAGGGCTCGGGCCAGGCAGCGGTCGGTGCTCGCCCTGGGAAGGTGTAGGCAGGGCTTGGAACGTGGCCGGGTGAGCTGCGCAGAGGCAGAGGCACGGGGGCCTGTGGTGGAGCGGGGAGCAGCGCCGTGGGCACGAGCGCCAGGGCTGGGGTCCCGCACTCTGAGCCAAAAAGCAGAGCACAGCTCTTTGGTGAGATACCCCAGTGAAACGTCTGAGAGTTTATTTCACGAGATATTCTGCTAAAGTGAAAACTGCCGTGTGTCTTTACAGTGGAAGTCCGAAGGCTTGTTTATTTTTGATGGTTTTACCAATTGATGCTCAACTGTAACGGGATTGCTGGTCGTAGCGCTATTACAGGGAAAAATAAAGATAGTTGTGTTTCAGAACTGGGCTGTAAATTCTTGCAAATGTGCTCTGGCTTAGATCAGTGTTTTAAATTCAGTAACTTCATATTTCATGTTTGGAAGCCTTTTGGCAGGGTTTTGCCCAGAGCTTTTGTTAAACATTTTGTTGATTTCATTCTTGCAGTGTTTGTTTGTTGAAAAGTGCTTTTAAAGATGTAAATGCATAAACCTGTGTGTTCTCCAGGTAAATTCTTATTGGCCTGTGATACTTCAtgaccttcctgcctttctttatggacttttttttttctttaattttgtttttaatgtcctGGTGTTTGCCTCTGCATGGTGGGGGCGCAAGATGAAAGAGGAAGAGCAATTATTTTAAGACATAAAGGATGGCTAGTTTAATTTAACCAGTTTCCAGGCTTGCATGTGCGTTTGATTTCTTCTGTCTGTGAAGACATTTATTCTTTGTTTAGGAAGTCCAAAAGGAGACCTCTACATATGAAGAGATGACGTGTAATGGCCCGGATAAGTCAGAAGCGTGTGCCAGTTCATACGCTGACTCTGACCAGGAATGGGAACAGGAGCACTGCCGACTGGGGACTTTTGCAGAATTTCCACGTGGCTGTCCGGTTTCGGCATCGGCGCTGGCACGAGCTGGCTTTGTTTACGCTGGAGAAGGTGACAAAGTGAAGTGCTTCAGTTGCCATACAACTGTCGAGGGATGGGCGCCTGGGGATTCTGCGGTCGAGAGGCACAGGAAGCTTTCCCCAAATTGCAAATTTCTTACCGAATCTACTTTTCTGGAGAATAACATACATCCTCTCGCCCAGGACTGCCAGCACAGAACTGAAAATGGTTCCAGCAATTCGGGCCTCCCACATGCGCTGGATGACTCATGTGATGTGGAGGCAGATTACCTTCTGAGGACTAGGCAGGTTGTGGATATGTCAGATACTCTGTATCCTAAAAACCCTGCCATGTGCAGTGAAGAAACCAGACTGAAGTCTTTTCACAGCTGGCCCCTCAATGGGCAGTTGACTCCAAAGGAATTGGCTAATGCTGGATTCTATTATACAGGTGTTGGTGATCAAGTGGcctgtttttgttgtggtggaaAATTGAAACAGTGGGAACCCAGCGACAGAGCTTGGTCAGAACACAAGAGACATTTTCCCAAATGCTTTTTTGTCCTGGGCCGGGATGTTGGAAATCTTCCATGTGAAGAAGGGAGGAGTGGTCTGAACAGCGGAGAGCATCCAAGGAATCCATCTATGGCAAATTATGGAAGACGTTTACAAACGTTTTTAACTTGGGTATATCCTGTTGACAAGGAGCAGCTTGCTGAAGCTGGGTTCTATAGCATAGGTAAGTCAGACCTTAAAATGACAAGTATATTTTACAGATAAATTTTATATGAATAACTGTTTAGTTAAGAGAAATAGGCATTTTTTTATTCTAATGTGGAATGATTTGCCATAATTTCTTGATAGTGTAAACTACTTTTCATAGTTCTTGTGTAAACTGATCTACATTATATCAAGTATTTTTAATAGCAAAGTATAAAGTGGGTCAAGTTCATTTTTAGCAGTAAAACAGCAAAACACGTTTTCCTTGCTTGCTGAAGCCCTCATAATACATCTTTCATAATGACAATTATTGAAATTAGTGTTCTTCAAATGAAGTACTGTCCTCCATCTGTCTGCCTTGGGTCTAAGGAGTGGGTTGCAGCCCGTACTGGAGCCCACAAACAAGACAGCCCAGGTTGTGTGCCATTATATTTAGATAATGTGTGTTTGCACTGTCATAGCACTAAGACAGCTGAACAGCAAATACTTTTACCTGCTGTCAAAGCTTTATGATGACAGTGACTGCAGTGGAAGAGCCTTTACACTTAGACATGTAGAGTTTGATTTGGATAAGACTCCAACATCTTTGCATATTGGTTTCCCAAGTCGATTGACTTGCACAGTGCCATTAAAGCTCTTGGAAGTTCCTTCACTGAGAGATGTGGTACGAGTGCACAGTGTTGCTCTTCCTCGGTCACAAAGAAAAGGGGATTATCCAGGATAACTTCTTGCTCTTATGTTAATTGGTTTCTCTCCCAGTACCTCTTGGAAGAACCAATTCCATTTGTTTTACTTGTGGCCATAAATAAAACCTTTGATATGTCATTATACGGGTGATGCACGAGTGGGCgacctagggaaaagaaacttctctaACAAGCAGTATTTGTACCCAGTAGCACTGTTTTTATTGATTTCTTCTTGGAGTCCTACAAGTCCCCAGCTTCTCACAGCCACGGGAGACCTGTGCTGTGGGGCTGCACTAAATGGGCACCAACATATTGGACCCAGTGGCTGTTCAAGCGATT encodes the following:
- the XIAP gene encoding E3 ubiquitin-protein ligase XIAP isoform X1; its protein translation is MTCNGPDKSEACASSYADSDQEWEQEHCRLGTFAEFPRGCPVSASALARAGFVYAGEGDKVKCFSCHTTVEGWAPGDSAVERHRKLSPNCKFLTESTFLENNIHPLAQDCQHRTENGSSNSGLPHALDDSCDVEADYLLRTRQVVDMSDTLYPKNPAMCSEETRLKSFHSWPLNGQLTPKELANAGFYYTGVGDQVACFCCGGKLKQWEPSDRAWSEHKRHFPKCFFVLGRDVGNLPCEEGRSGLNSGEHPRNPSMANYGRRLQTFLTWVYPVDKEQLAEAGFYSIGNGDHVVCFHCGGGLQEWKENEDPWDQHAKWYPGCRFLIKEKGLEFINNVHLRDGYGDSTTEAAEGTILPKDYLLQNPLVQSAIDMGFSLSEIRSTMEKKLQMSGESHTSVGELVADLSAQKENTREEQPNEIPVEENELVQLRNLYLSTEEKLRRLQEEKLCKICMAKNISVVLIPCGHLVACKECAEAVNECPLCRTNIMKRQEIFMY
- the XIAP gene encoding E3 ubiquitin-protein ligase XIAP isoform X2; the encoded protein is MTCNGPDKSEACASSYADSDQEWEQEHCRLGTFAEFPRGCPVSASALARAGFVYAGEGDKVKCFSCHTTVEGWAPGDSAVERHRKLSPNCKFLTESTFLENNIHPLAQDCQHRTENGSSNSGLPHALDDSCDVEADYLLRTRQVVDMSDTLYPKNPAMCSEETRLKSFHSWPLNGQLTPKELANAGFYYTGVGDQVACFCCGGKLKQWEPSDRAWSEHKRHFPKCFFVLGRDVGNLPCEEGRSGLNSGEHPRNPSMANYGRRLQTFLTWVYPVDKEQLAEAGFYSIGNGDHVVCFHCGGGLQEWKENEDPWDQHAKWYPGCRFLIKEKGLEFINNVHLRDGYGDSTTEAAEGTILPKDLSTEEKLRRLQEEKLCKICMAKNISVVLIPCGHLVACKECAEAVNECPLCRTNIMKRQEIFMY